One window from the genome of Xenorhabdus bovienii SS-2004 encodes:
- a CDS encoding KilA-N domain-containing protein, whose protein sequence is MITNQLTISSTSIHQDKDGRYSLNDLHQASGGEQKNKPVHWLSTQQAKDLIEEISKVENPTFKSVFIKKGRYGGTYVCKELVYSYAMWISAAFALKVIRAYDDLVNGRISTVESKTTVQQRNPLKNAVNLLVSKKGIMYPEAYSLVHQRFNVEHIDELTADQLPQAIEYVHKMAMEGEYLGKEELPVLRGYSGFSGKLLMELENGEVVYSSALTPNHHVATINDFMEIAQRAGYLLIRKEDMQPMMKALESYKFNA, encoded by the coding sequence ATGATTACTAATCAATTAACCATCTCTAGCACATCAATTCATCAAGATAAAGATGGACGCTACTCACTGAATGATCTACATCAAGCATCTGGCGGTGAGCAAAAAAATAAACCAGTGCATTGGTTATCTACTCAGCAAGCTAAAGATTTGATTGAAGAAATTTCAAAGGTAGAAAATCCTACCTTTAAATCTGTATTCATAAAAAAGGGGCGCTATGGCGGAACTTACGTTTGCAAAGAATTAGTTTATTCCTATGCAATGTGGATCAGCGCCGCATTCGCCCTAAAAGTTATCAGAGCATATGATGACTTGGTTAATGGTCGTATTAGTACAGTAGAAAGTAAGACCACAGTTCAGCAACGGAACCCATTAAAGAACGCCGTTAACCTTCTGGTCAGCAAGAAAGGTATCATGTACCCAGAGGCTTACTCACTGGTTCACCAGCGGTTCAATGTAGAGCATATAGACGAATTGACAGCCGATCAGTTACCACAGGCTATCGAATATGTTCACAAGATGGCAATGGAAGGTGAGTATCTTGGCAAAGAAGAATTACCTGTTCTGCGTGGTTATTCTGGATTCAGCGGAAAGTTACTAATGGAACTGGAAAACGGCGAAGTTGTTTACTCCTCAGCACTAACACCAAATCACCATGTAGCGACCATAAATGATTTTATGGAAATTGCACAACGTGCTGGATACCTGCTGATACGTAAAGAAGATATGCAACCCATGATGAAGGCATTGGAAAGCTATAAATTCAACGCCTAA
- a CDS encoding phage tail protein, producing the protein MTKTEFKWRPQDNYEVTHEPRVRVVKFGDGYEQRVKDGINNQLKRYQLSFIEKVDTGRAIDGFLRARGAVESFTWLTSDDNQLRTFVCRSWTVNRQQVIWSISCTFEEVVA; encoded by the coding sequence ATGACAAAAACAGAATTCAAATGGCGGCCTCAAGATAACTATGAGGTCACACATGAGCCGCGTGTCAGGGTCGTGAAATTCGGTGATGGTTATGAGCAGAGAGTCAAAGACGGCATTAACAACCAGTTGAAGCGCTATCAACTCAGTTTTATTGAGAAAGTGGATACAGGGCGAGCCATTGACGGGTTTCTGCGAGCCAGAGGTGCGGTGGAGTCTTTTACATGGCTCACTAGTGACGATAACCAATTGCGTACTTTCGTTTGTCGTTCTTGGACGGTAAACAGGCAACAGGTGATCTGGTCTATCAGTTGCACCTTTGAGGAGGTAGTAGCGTGA
- a CDS encoding Ig-like domain-containing protein, producing MANCPVETNKLIGRNAIIRIAHGCPDAVPDQSAFFRIGALTTKSFDLSPNTLTSEADDSKGLVESVVTSMNLTISFDGEYRKRDKKDDFGPLRLLQEIPREVQAGRQPSYWVQMDFTGENAFVLQGYMVFTSWSSKFGANEVATYSGELKISDADTVEWLIEEVAVQSITANPSSLTVAVGKTGSFVVNFNPADATNKNYTVTSDKTSVATVSKIGSVVTVKGVAEGSANVTVTSEDGSKAAKCAVTVTA from the coding sequence ATGGCAAATTGCCCGGTAGAAACCAATAAACTTATTGGCCGTAATGCCATTATCCGTATTGCACATGGTTGTCCTGATGCAGTACCCGATCAATCAGCGTTTTTTCGGATTGGTGCATTGACCACCAAATCATTTGATCTGTCACCTAACACACTGACCTCAGAGGCGGATGATTCAAAGGGGCTGGTGGAAAGTGTCGTCACCAGCATGAACTTAACCATCTCATTTGATGGTGAGTATCGTAAGCGGGACAAGAAAGATGATTTCGGTCCATTGCGATTGTTGCAGGAAATACCGAGAGAGGTTCAGGCTGGCCGTCAGCCCTCGTATTGGGTACAGATGGATTTTACAGGCGAGAATGCCTTCGTTCTGCAAGGCTACATGGTCTTCACGTCGTGGTCATCTAAGTTCGGTGCTAACGAAGTGGCTACGTATTCCGGTGAGTTAAAAATATCCGATGCCGATACGGTTGAATGGTTGATCGAAGAAGTCGCGGTACAGTCAATCACCGCTAATCCTTCGTCATTGACTGTAGCCGTAGGAAAAACCGGTTCTTTTGTGGTTAATTTCAATCCTGCTGATGCGACCAATAAAAACTATACCGTGACATCTGATAAAACCAGCGTTGCTACAGTGAGCAAGATAGGTAGCGTGGTGACAGTGAAAGGGGTTGCAGAAGGCTCGGCAAATGTCACCGTCACTTCCGAGGATGGCAGTAAAGCCGCCAAATGTGCGGTAACGGTAACTGCTTAA
- a CDS encoding phage minor tail protein L: MRDIPKEMRIAVTELSQNATLNLYEIDLTAFGGDIYRFHDGMNGKLEPVIWQGVRYEAYPVEASGFEMNGKGPSARPKMIFANVDGFITAINQDFNDALGAVVTRHQVPEIYLDAVNFPNGNPQADPTREAVSKYLIEQKQDSNADFVTYVLALPSETDGALIPARVIQADICCWQYRSADCGYDGPPVADEKDQPTTDPLKDRCSKKYSGCICRFPRPLSLPFGGFLGANKLG; this comes from the coding sequence GTGAGAGACATTCCAAAAGAGATGCGGATTGCGGTTACTGAACTGAGCCAGAATGCCACGCTTAATCTCTATGAAATTGATTTAACCGCTTTCGGGGGTGATATTTACCGCTTTCATGACGGTATGAATGGAAAGTTGGAGCCGGTCATCTGGCAAGGTGTGCGCTATGAGGCTTACCCTGTTGAAGCGTCGGGCTTTGAGATGAACGGTAAGGGTCCCAGCGCCAGACCTAAAATGATATTTGCCAACGTCGATGGGTTCATTACTGCGATAAACCAAGATTTCAATGATGCTTTGGGAGCGGTTGTGACACGCCACCAAGTGCCGGAAATTTATCTTGATGCGGTCAATTTTCCCAATGGCAACCCACAGGCAGACCCAACCAGAGAAGCCGTGAGTAAGTACCTGATAGAGCAGAAGCAGGATTCAAACGCTGATTTTGTTACCTATGTGCTGGCGTTACCCAGTGAAACCGATGGTGCCTTGATTCCGGCAAGAGTGATTCAGGCGGATATCTGTTGTTGGCAATACCGTTCTGCTGATTGTGGCTATGATGGCCCACCAGTGGCAGACGAGAAGGATCAGCCAACCACTGACCCGCTGAAAGATCGATGTTCAAAGAAATACAGTGGCTGCATTTGCCGCTTTCCCCGCCCCCTATCCCTGCCTTTTGGCG
- a CDS encoding tape measure protein, whose amino-acid sequence MADHQVGNIVYQVSMDVAQLLTAQRQVNDRLDGLERGMGRADMATRSLGKSMSSLSMVASSLISALYIQQIAKYADSWTTVNNKLVNSKKAHEELGEVTARVFDIAQRSRTSLEATATLYGRLEKATRSLNMGARDLGDMTETINKALIVSGATAAESSSVLVQLSQALAAGALRGEEFNSVSENGIRIMQAIADYLGKDIGQLKAMAAQGKLTSKIVVAAMKASADKIAKEFAKTTSTIEQAFVVANNNVTKFVGESSKVSTAANIFNKSLVNLSGNLDVFATAIGMVALAAVAKFNGALAGKVRAMHTSTQASLADARASHANALATEHAAIAANRKALADREQAILAYMVAEAELKAAAGTNAERIATDNLVIAKSRLAIVNLEVATTGKVAAVATAAVGVAAKEASVGLRLLGSAFAFVGGWFGLITIAAGVFYYMYEKTKQASDGAREYAKNLGDVKEKLKDLSVEEVAAEIDKMNKSIKQMGIDAKNAEQKIDELQKELDKFKDPKKRAIKIAYYTSNGLDSDFAEQAVTDDEKQAQEALTQAKADHVRITRELNNAKANSAKMSDIGNKKIAETNKLIYEQGKKEIPNNVKEWENAGKTYGEVVDLIKVKLSSLGIAIKSVGEDTKEVNKKMEGMIKNAERDLEIASIPDEKGKLIKEAEFEAKDAGANSGDTEKYVNLVVKKQEVDEAAEKRKKAAQEAESAAKKAQDEAESRSKQIANSLKDQREELERLNTGYEENSLEMAKYDARKAMPEGSSELQIKAAEDLAARIWLANQAKDDKIKASELDVAAHSAKLRKKEEDDLTRMYDKHLIDEKTFQEQMKAIKDKAEEEERQRKVNEAVSPAMKTLGEFDPVQNLINEHDRKIAAITDFEQRHTELKEQAEAARAAIEKKYQEDLANAQWEQWKGQNEMYQFLGDAMESLGQRSANSITGLLTGTQSANDAMRNLALTITNEAVSALVQMGMQQIKNMVIGKAVNTAAAASAVATGATITTAMAPAAAATSVATMGTAATFGLTAMAVAIPAMIALMGARKNGGPVSPNGAYRIGEDNKPEIFKANNGHQYMIPGDRGQVISNRDMGKGGSGGIVINQVNNFNVSNNGQFTAENARMLSGFVRREVYDVLANETQRDGGLLNQ is encoded by the coding sequence ATGGCAGATCATCAGGTAGGTAATATTGTTTACCAAGTATCAATGGATGTAGCGCAATTGCTCACTGCCCAGCGCCAAGTAAATGATAGATTGGATGGTTTAGAACGCGGAATGGGTAGGGCAGACATGGCTACAAGAAGTCTAGGGAAGTCAATGTCATCATTATCTATGGTAGCATCAAGTCTTATTTCAGCGCTCTATATCCAACAAATTGCCAAATATGCAGATAGCTGGACTACTGTAAACAACAAATTAGTTAATTCCAAAAAGGCACATGAAGAGCTTGGTGAAGTGACTGCGCGTGTATTCGATATCGCTCAAAGGTCAAGAACTAGCCTAGAAGCCACAGCTACACTGTATGGTCGTCTTGAGAAAGCTACTCGCTCATTAAATATGGGCGCTAGAGACTTAGGTGATATGACTGAAACAATAAATAAAGCGCTTATTGTGTCAGGTGCGACAGCGGCAGAATCATCCAGTGTACTTGTTCAGTTATCGCAAGCTTTAGCAGCAGGTGCATTACGTGGCGAGGAATTCAACTCCGTTAGCGAGAACGGCATAAGGATAATGCAAGCCATTGCTGACTATCTTGGTAAAGATATCGGTCAATTAAAGGCAATGGCAGCGCAAGGTAAATTAACCTCCAAAATAGTTGTCGCTGCAATGAAAGCAAGTGCAGATAAAATCGCCAAAGAATTTGCTAAAACTACCTCCACGATAGAACAGGCGTTCGTGGTCGCTAACAATAACGTCACCAAGTTCGTTGGTGAGTCTAGTAAGGTAAGTACAGCAGCGAACATATTCAATAAATCATTGGTGAATTTGAGCGGAAATCTGGATGTATTTGCTACCGCTATCGGCATGGTAGCACTAGCGGCTGTCGCTAAATTTAATGGCGCACTGGCAGGTAAAGTGAGAGCTATGCACACATCCACGCAAGCTTCTCTGGCTGATGCTAGGGCATCACACGCCAACGCATTAGCAACAGAACATGCAGCTATTGCTGCTAATCGTAAAGCACTTGCGGATAGAGAACAGGCTATTTTGGCCTATATGGTTGCAGAAGCGGAACTTAAAGCAGCGGCTGGTACTAATGCTGAGAGGATAGCGACTGATAATCTCGTCATTGCTAAGTCTAGGTTAGCAATAGTCAACCTAGAAGTGGCAACTACTGGCAAAGTAGCAGCGGTAGCTACTGCTGCTGTTGGTGTTGCCGCTAAAGAGGCATCTGTGGGCTTGAGATTGCTGGGATCTGCATTCGCTTTTGTGGGGGGATGGTTCGGCCTTATCACCATCGCAGCAGGGGTTTTTTACTATATGTATGAAAAAACCAAACAGGCATCAGACGGTGCGAGGGAATATGCGAAAAATTTAGGCGATGTTAAAGAAAAACTCAAGGATTTGAGTGTGGAAGAGGTTGCTGCTGAAATTGATAAGATGAATAAATCAATCAAGCAGATGGGAATAGACGCCAAAAACGCAGAGCAAAAAATTGATGAATTGCAGAAGGAACTCGATAAATTCAAAGACCCTAAAAAAAGAGCGATAAAAATAGCCTATTACACGAGTAACGGGCTTGATAGCGATTTTGCCGAGCAAGCTGTTACTGATGATGAGAAACAAGCGCAAGAGGCTCTAACGCAAGCTAAAGCAGATCATGTACGCATAACAAGAGAGCTGAACAACGCCAAGGCAAATTCGGCGAAAATGTCCGATATCGGAAACAAAAAAATAGCGGAAACAAATAAGTTAATTTATGAGCAAGGTAAAAAGGAAATCCCTAATAACGTTAAGGAATGGGAGAATGCAGGGAAAACATACGGGGAGGTAGTGGATTTAATAAAAGTTAAACTTAGTAGCCTTGGTATCGCAATTAAATCCGTAGGCGAAGATACAAAAGAAGTTAATAAGAAAATGGAAGGCATGATTAAGAATGCCGAAAGGGACTTGGAAATAGCATCGATACCTGATGAAAAAGGCAAACTGATAAAAGAAGCTGAGTTTGAAGCTAAGGATGCGGGTGCAAACTCAGGAGATACTGAAAAGTACGTTAATCTGGTTGTTAAAAAACAAGAAGTTGATGAAGCAGCCGAGAAACGAAAAAAGGCCGCTCAGGAGGCTGAATCAGCAGCTAAGAAAGCTCAAGATGAGGCTGAAAGTCGTTCTAAACAGATTGCAAACTCACTTAAAGATCAACGCGAAGAACTTGAACGCCTCAACACTGGCTACGAAGAAAACAGCCTTGAGATGGCTAAATATGATGCTCGAAAGGCGATGCCGGAGGGTTCTAGTGAACTCCAGATAAAAGCAGCGGAAGATCTTGCTGCAAGAATTTGGCTGGCTAACCAAGCAAAAGATGACAAAATTAAAGCCTCTGAACTCGATGTTGCAGCCCATTCCGCAAAGCTTCGGAAGAAAGAAGAAGATGACCTCACGAGGATGTACGATAAGCACCTCATCGACGAAAAAACGTTCCAAGAGCAGATGAAAGCAATTAAGGACAAGGCCGAAGAAGAGGAACGACAACGCAAAGTCAATGAAGCCGTATCGCCTGCCATGAAAACCCTTGGGGAATTCGACCCAGTACAAAACCTCATTAATGAACATGATAGAAAAATAGCAGCTATCACAGATTTCGAGCAGAGGCATACCGAGTTGAAAGAACAGGCCGAGGCAGCCAGAGCCGCTATCGAAAAGAAGTATCAAGAAGACCTTGCTAACGCCCAATGGGAACAATGGAAAGGCCAGAATGAGATGTATCAATTTCTGGGTGATGCTATGGAGTCATTGGGACAACGCTCTGCCAATTCCATAACAGGGCTGCTAACCGGCACTCAAAGCGCCAACGATGCCATGCGAAACCTCGCGTTAACCATCACTAACGAGGCGGTGTCTGCTTTGGTTCAAATGGGGATGCAGCAAATCAAGAACATGGTCATCGGTAAAGCTGTTAACACTGCGGCTGCGGCATCGGCTGTAGCAACAGGCGCGACGATTACTACGGCAATGGCTCCTGCTGCTGCGGCTACCAGTGTAGCAACAATGGGAACTGCGGCGACTTTCGGTCTAACTGCAATGGCGGTGGCAATACCTGCAATGATCGCATTAATGGGCGCTCGTAAAAATGGTGGGCCAGTCAGTCCGAACGGTGCTTATCGCATTGGTGAAGACAATAAGCCTGAAATATTCAAAGCGAATAACGGTCATCAATACATGATACCGGGTGACAGGGGGCAGGTGATTAGTAATAGGGATATGGGGAAAGGTGGTAGTGGTGGTATAGTTATTAATCAGGTCAATAATTTCAATGTCAGTAATAATGGTCAATTTACAGCCGAAAATGCTAGGATGTTATCTGGTTTTGTTAGGCGCGAAGTCTATGATGTCTTGGCTAATGAGACGCAGCGTGACGGTGGTTTACTTAATCAGTAA
- a CDS encoding Arc family DNA-binding protein: protein MKKVRDISPYSIRMPDELKEKLTDRARKNGRSLNSEMVMILQTAVDEESKPKNIDELVQLESEKFKELFMKTIKRMYEGKDNE, encoded by the coding sequence ATGAAGAAAGTTAGAGATATCAGTCCGTACAGCATAAGGATGCCTGACGAATTAAAGGAAAAGCTGACCGATAGAGCGAGGAAGAACGGGCGCTCCCTTAATTCTGAAATGGTCATGATCTTACAAACTGCTGTAGACGAAGAATCAAAACCAAAGAACATAGACGAACTTGTGCAGTTAGAGTCTGAGAAGTTCAAAGAGTTGTTTATGAAAACAATCAAGCGGATGTATGAAGGGAAAGACAATGAATAA
- a CDS encoding phage tail termination protein, which produces MSIFEQFRHYLATARLIDGFTVQMVTWIEQKGDGGKAQYMVFQPSGGTGRLDDLSADDNVQVILVSGQNDPQPVIQRAQEILDYVAAHPDDDCLNAVFNLGGMPTPIPTQENRYIIRLLFRCTS; this is translated from the coding sequence ATGAGTATATTTGAACAATTCCGGCATTATCTGGCAACGGCAAGGCTGATTGATGGTTTCACGGTACAGATGGTCACTTGGATTGAACAGAAAGGCGATGGCGGGAAAGCGCAGTACATGGTCTTTCAGCCATCGGGTGGAACAGGACGACTGGATGATCTCAGTGCGGATGACAATGTGCAGGTGATACTGGTCAGTGGACAGAACGACCCACAGCCCGTTATCCAGCGAGCGCAGGAAATACTCGACTATGTGGCTGCTCATCCCGATGATGATTGCCTGAATGCTGTTTTCAATCTGGGCGGTATGCCAACCCCCATCCCGACACAAGAGAACCGATACATCATCCGGTTACTATTCCGTTGTACATCATAA
- a CDS encoding DUF6246 family protein, producing MTPIFEIGEIVISTDKRDFLLYPSFSSMTRIGTPQQIVGAYTLLNGAETQELINRAVIAYGTLPDWLIKLMRKPIGRKILSTAIMVIQACCDEDADELIGEWRPGRRGLVYRPGRMPVNDIIVVATELITHGVIGKVEIRRLQRHEGTEAYSDQFKAIEYISAARTHFNMTREEAERLTMTEFQMMLKAKFPDEKGFTREEYDAVIDADDKRTNELMSGKRRLVSMQR from the coding sequence ATGACACCTATTTTTGAAATCGGCGAGATAGTTATCTCCACTGATAAACGCGATTTTTTACTTTACCCCTCATTCTCTTCAATGACGAGAATTGGAACGCCTCAACAAATTGTGGGGGCGTACACGTTGCTCAATGGCGCGGAGACGCAGGAACTCATTAACCGAGCAGTGATAGCCTATGGCACTCTTCCAGACTGGCTGATTAAGCTGATGCGTAAGCCCATTGGACGGAAGATTTTATCTACTGCCATAATGGTTATACAGGCTTGTTGTGATGAAGATGCAGACGAGCTCATCGGGGAGTGGCGACCGGGGCGAAGGGGTCTGGTATATCGACCGGGACGAATGCCCGTGAATGACATCATTGTGGTTGCTACTGAACTGATAACACATGGAGTTATTGGTAAGGTTGAAATCAGGAGGCTCCAACGACATGAAGGTACGGAAGCGTATTCCGACCAGTTTAAAGCTATCGAGTATATCAGTGCTGCCCGCACGCACTTCAATATGACACGAGAGGAAGCTGAACGGTTAACCATGACCGAGTTTCAGATGATGCTGAAAGCCAAGTTCCCTGATGAGAAAGGCTTTACGCGTGAAGAGTATGACGCTGTTATCGATGCTGATGATAAGCGCACCAATGAGCTGATGAGCGGCAAACGCAGACTGGTGAGTATGCAGCGATGA